From Strigops habroptila isolate Jane chromosome 1, bStrHab1.2.pri, whole genome shotgun sequence, a single genomic window includes:
- the C1H18orf63 gene encoding uncharacterized protein C18orf63 homolog: MNGTRHQSLFFVSLPELQKLCAATVTLSSKIPESETRSTQIKICRQLLFLHQDILSAPLIGTLNQISVVMAIPFYESGICQAYVEKQGATLQAPQPVSPAVLQACLSYTLTARLAPRWNKAGHLLVQGKDFLSRSGRQNAVVIDLNVSERQLCISVEACSIRLPPPELADFDISANTLKLFDSNENTVIHQHYILSNWCYVLPSMKMGQIINISHIIPPESPFRSYKEFQMHWKNLYGYILPEDLKETKIYLSVYFKPIGERFFTYPLSCIRSQPVQYFPRTDSESVLNSFLSDLKRNLSHLCGFPVRMTSKALYATQELSRAPVREIKSKHMNVAGEMVCVVSLTQAPPRKQTLPGISSACSMENSHWMERLIKEPETHGFSSSSNSVGKVSIEATAKSMNNSQIPGGPELPVAKSLGMPVNSAFELFPQKVSKIIPIFKGKLMQMNGRTTYQMDGKKRENAGRHSPVKIMCVSSSMLTGCKPSMTQVYKPVQNMSVKNPAHSSVLQVTNTKTHVKHGAPVFRWKTESAGQMTSSDLSDNSASGGNSSEASHRMANSPSFLKNVGSVLQKSNINLSLNIYESPVSSARRGKKFASQNTIQVPEKQHQSKKVHLQMCKLDNEMTNSGLSQQQRKRSNERAGLNIHESVLNGTACIAKNEESKAACHYMDYIAGTTSHHSISNFKQMITGNKYLTCETLTSKLTSSVQESNMEEFVKKGCARRRQKEEGSKLKKAKRSKPSI, translated from the exons atacCTTTTTACGAATCAGGAATATGTCAAGCCTACGTAGAGAAACAAGGAGCTACC CTGCAAGCACCACAACCAGTTAGTCCAGCCGTTCTCCAAGCTTGTCTCTCCTACACGCTGACAGCCAGACTTGCACCCAGATGGAACAAGGCTGGTCATCTCTTGGTGCAAG gaaaagattttttgtCTCGTTCAGGAAGGCAAAATGCTGTTG TCATAGACCTGAATGTATCAGAGAGACAGCTTTGCATCAGTGTGGAGGCTTGCTCAATTCGGTTGCCACCCCCAGAG CTGGCAGATTTTGATATTTCAGCAAACACCTTAAAGCTGTTTGATAGCaatgaaaatacagttattCACCAACATTACATATTAAGTAACTGGTGCTATGTTTTGCCAAG CATGAAAATGGGTCAGATCATAAACATCAGCCACATAATTCCTCCAGAATCTCCTTTCCGTTCATATAAAGAATTTCAGATGCACTGGAAGAATCTG tatgGATATATTCTTCCAGAGGATcttaaagagacaaaaatatacTTAAGCGTTTACTTCAAACCAATAGGGGAAAGGTTCTTTAC GTACCCTTTAAGTTGCATTCGAAGTCAGCCAGTGCAGTATTTCCCCAGAACAGATTCGGAAAGCGTGTTgaactcttttctttctgacctGAAACGTAATCTTTCACATCTATGTGGGTTTCCAGTAAGGATGACAAGTAAAGCACTTTACGCTACACAGGAACTCTCCAGGGCTCCGGTGCGT gaaataaaatctAAGCATATGAACGTGGCTGGTGAGATGGTTTGTGTAGTATCTCTAACACAGGCTCCTCCAAGGAAACAGACTTTGCCTGGAATTTCTTCAGCATGCAGTATGGAAAACAGCCACTGGATGGAGCGTTTGATCAAAGAGCCAGAAACACACGGTTTTTCGAGTAGCAGTAACAGCGTAGGAAAGGTTAGCATCGAAGCAACAGCGAAATCAATGAATAATAGCCAAATACCAGGAGGACCAGAGTTACCAGTTGCGAAATCGTTAGGTATGCCTGTAAATTCAGCCTTTGAACTCTTCCCGCAGAAAGTCAGCAAAATTATACCAATTTTCAAGGGAAAGTTGATGCAAATGAATGGAAGGACCACATATCAAAtggatgggaagaaaagagaaaatgctggaaGACATTCACCAGTAAAAATTATGTGTGTTTCATCTTCTATGCTGACTGGGTGCAAGCCCAGCATGACTCAGGTTTACAAACCTGTTCAAAATATGTCAGTCAAAAATCCTGCTCATAGCAGCGTACTTCAGGTAACGAACACAAAAACTCACGTAAAACATGGTGCACCTGTATTTCGATGGAAAACCGAGTCTGCTGGACAAATGACTAGTTCTGATTTATCTGATAACTCAGCTTCAGGTGGGAATTCAAGTGAAGCCAGTCACAGAATGGCaaattctccttcctttcttaaGAATGTTGGGTCAGTGCTTCAGAAATCAAACATCAATCTAAGTCTGAATATATATGAGTCTCCTGTTTCCAGtgcaagaaggggaaaaaagtttgcAAGTCAAAATACCATACAAGTTCCAGAGAAACAACACCAGTCAAAGAAAGTACATTTGCAGATGTGTAAATTAGACAACGAAATGACAAATTCCGGTTTATCACAGCAACAAAGAAAGAGATCAAATGAAAGAGCAGGGTTAAATATTCATGAATCTGTCTTAAATGGTACAGCATGCATTGccaaaaatgaagaaagtaaaGCAGCATGCCACTATATGGACTATATCGCTGGGACAACCAGTCATCATTCCATATCTAACTTCAAACAG ATGATTACAGGGAACAAGTATCTGACATGTGAAACGCTGACCTCAAAACTGACTTCCTCAGTCCAGGAGAGCAACATGGAAGAATTTGTAAAGAAAGGTTGTGCCAGAAGAAGACAG AAAGAAGAAGGTTCAAAGTTAAAGAAAGCCAAGAGAAGTAAGCCTTCTATTTAA